A genomic stretch from Desulfolutivibrio sulfodismutans DSM 3696 includes:
- the thiC gene encoding phosphomethylpyrimidine synthase ThiC has translation MGILGKNTALSQLLATHAAALATAERLDVAALTGGIDAGRMVLLANPAHLCVIPTVVGQPATIKVNANIGTSVLINDVKMEMQKLRLAQKAGAHTVMDLSTAGDLHAIRKEIIAASELPIGTVPLYGLAQKYVARGQDPSDFSVEEFLEEIARQAEEGVDFMTLHCGVTARGAAMAQGGRRVLGIVSRGGSILARWMKRRGAENPLLERFDDVLDICLRHNVTISLGDGLRPGAGADAGDGAQWEEVVTLGELTLRAWERGVQIMIEGPGHVPLHLVQSQIEGIKRLTHHAPLYVLGPLTTDCAPGYDHIAGAIGGALAATYGADFLCYLTPAEHLTLPGPEDVWAGVKASLVAAQSAETALGRPHAVARDRAISEARAKLDWEAMAQVAIDPQMLHKRREHHRDERECAMCGTFCAIRMVTGIDDAPVPARGGKKG, from the coding sequence ATGGGCATTCTCGGCAAAAACACGGCGCTTTCCCAACTCCTTGCAACCCATGCCGCCGCACTGGCCACGGCGGAACGCCTCGACGTAGCCGCCCTGACCGGCGGCATCGACGCCGGGCGCATGGTGCTTCTGGCCAATCCGGCCCATCTATGCGTCATCCCCACCGTGGTAGGACAGCCTGCCACGATCAAGGTCAACGCCAATATCGGCACCTCGGTTTTGATCAACGACGTCAAGATGGAGATGCAAAAACTCCGGCTGGCCCAAAAGGCCGGGGCGCACACGGTCATGGATCTGTCCACGGCCGGGGATCTGCACGCCATCCGCAAGGAGATCATCGCCGCTTCGGAACTGCCCATCGGCACAGTGCCGCTGTATGGACTGGCCCAAAAATACGTCGCCCGGGGCCAAGACCCCAGCGACTTTTCCGTGGAGGAATTCCTGGAGGAAATCGCCCGCCAGGCCGAAGAAGGCGTGGACTTCATGACCCTGCACTGCGGGGTCACGGCCCGGGGCGCAGCCATGGCCCAGGGAGGCCGCCGGGTGCTGGGAATCGTGTCCCGGGGCGGCTCCATCCTGGCCCGGTGGATGAAACGCCGGGGCGCGGAAAATCCGCTTCTGGAACGCTTTGACGACGTGCTCGACATCTGCCTGCGACACAACGTGACCATAAGCCTTGGAGACGGCCTGCGGCCCGGGGCCGGGGCCGACGCCGGGGACGGAGCCCAGTGGGAAGAGGTGGTCACCCTGGGCGAACTGACGCTTCGGGCCTGGGAACGCGGGGTGCAGATCATGATCGAAGGCCCGGGACATGTGCCGCTGCACCTTGTCCAGTCCCAGATCGAGGGCATCAAGCGCCTGACCCACCATGCCCCGCTCTACGTCCTGGGGCCCCTGACCACGGACTGCGCCCCGGGCTACGACCACATCGCCGGGGCCATCGGCGGGGCCTTGGCCGCGACCTACGGCGCGGATTTTCTCTGTTACCTGACCCCGGCCGAACACCTGACCCTGCCCGGCCCCGAGGACGTGTGGGCCGGGGTCAAGGCCAGCCTGGTGGCCGCCCAAAGCGCCGAAACGGCCCTGGGGCGCCCCCACGCTGTGGCCCGCGACCGGGCCATCTCCGAGGCCCGGGCCAAACTCGACTGGGAGGCCATGGCCCAGGTGGCCATCGATCCCCAGATGCTGCACAAACGCCGGGAACACCACCGCGATGAACGCGAATGCGCCATGTGCGGTACGTTCTGCGCCATCCGCATGGTCACCGGCATCGACGACGCGCCCGTGCCCGCACGGGGCGGCAAGAAAGGATAG
- a CDS encoding CerR family C-terminal domain-containing protein codes for MSDSGNGEETRIRLLHAAGDIFSKKGYQAATIRDICRKAKANVAAVHYHFGSKERLYDAVLRHAHEEALRRYPIDSGVSEASPPRERLSAYVRALLLRMLCKGENSWHSALMARELSEPTPMLGRFVDRSIMPRVEKLREIVSDILGSGADPALVALCVQSIVGQCRNYAVARPILTRIFPDLTYDETGISRLAEHIVRFSLAGMAHYHDRQEDGLGPDAGHAAPSHSENHMRQ; via the coding sequence ATGAGCGACAGCGGCAACGGCGAAGAAACGCGGATTCGGCTTCTGCACGCGGCAGGGGACATCTTTTCGAAGAAAGGCTACCAAGCCGCCACCATCCGGGACATCTGCCGCAAGGCCAAGGCCAACGTGGCCGCCGTGCATTACCATTTCGGCAGCAAGGAGCGGCTCTACGACGCCGTGTTGCGCCATGCCCACGAAGAGGCCCTGCGCCGCTATCCCATCGATTCGGGCGTGTCGGAGGCAAGCCCTCCCCGGGAGCGCCTTTCGGCCTACGTCCGGGCTTTGCTTTTACGCATGCTCTGCAAGGGCGAGAATTCCTGGCACAGCGCGCTCATGGCCAGGGAGCTGTCCGAGCCCACACCCATGCTGGGACGCTTCGTGGACCGCTCCATCATGCCCCGGGTGGAAAAACTGCGTGAGATCGTAAGCGACATCCTGGGCTCGGGGGCCGATCCGGCCCTGGTCGCCCTGTGCGTGCAGAGCATTGTGGGCCAATGTCGCAATTATGCCGTGGCGCGGCCCATCCTGACCCGGATCTTTCCCGACCTGACCTACGACGAAACCGGCATTTCCCGCCTGGCAGAGCATATCGTCCGTTTCTCCCTGGCGGGCATGGCCCATTATCATGACCGGCAAGAGGATGGGCTTGGCCCCGATGCTGGCCATGCCGCCCCGTCTCATTCTGAAAACCACATGCGGCAGTAA